A genomic stretch from Canis lupus familiaris isolate Mischka breed German Shepherd chromosome 17, alternate assembly UU_Cfam_GSD_1.0, whole genome shotgun sequence includes:
- the FMO5 gene encoding flavin-containing monooxygenase 5 isoform X4: MTKKRIAVIGGGASGLSSIKCCLEEGLEPVCFERTDDIGGLWRFQENPEEGRASIYKSVIINTSKEMMCFSDYPIPDHYPNFMHNSQVLEYFRMYAKEFDLLKYIQLKTTVCSVKKQPDFSTSGQWEVVTESEGKKEVHVFDGVMVCTGHHTNAHLPLESFPGIEKFKGQYFHSRDYKNPEIFAGKRVIIIGIGNSGGDLAVEICHTAKQVFLSTRRGAWILNRVADYGYPFDVLLSSRFNYFLSKICGQSLINNFLEKKMNQRFDHEMFGLKPKHRALSQHPTVNDDLPNRIISGLVKVKGNVKEFTETAAIFEDGSREDNIDAVIFATGYTFAFPFLKDSVPVVKNKISLYKKVFPPNLEKPTLAIIGLIQPLGAIMPISELQGRWVTQVFKGLKTLPSESEMKAEITKAQDKIDKRYVESQRHTIQGDYIDTMEELADLVGVRPNLLSLAFTDPKLAIQLFWGPCTPIQYRLQGPGKWDGARKAILSTEDRIRKPMMTRIIESSTSTTSTITMVRFMVAVVFFAIIMTYF, from the exons GAAAATCCTGAAGAAGGAAGGGCCAGTATTTACAAATCAGTGATCATCAACACATCTAAGGAGATGATGTGCTTCAGTGACTATCCCATCCCAGATCATTATCCCAACTTCATGCATAACTCCCAGGTCCTTGAATATTTTAGGATGTATGCGAAAGAATTTGATCTTCTAAAGTATATTCAATTGAAG ACCACTGTGTGCAGTGTGAAGAAGCAGCCTGATTTCTCCACGTCAGGCCAATGGGAGGTAGTTACAGAATCTGAAGGCAAAAAGGAGGTACATGTTTTTGATGGAGTCATGGTTTGCACTGGCCATCACACCAATGCTCACTTACCCTTGGAAAGCTTTCCTG gAATTGAGAAATTCAAAGGACAGTACTTCCATAGCCGAGACTATAAGAATCCAGAGATTTTTGCTGGAAAGAGAGTCATTATAATTGGCATTGGGAATTCTGGAGGGGATCTGGCTGTGGAAATTTGCCACACAGCCAAGCAG GTTTTCCTCAGCACCAGGAGAGGGGCTTGGATCCTCAATCGTGTAGCAGACTATGGATATCCTTTTGATGTGTTACTCTCTTCTcgatttaattattttctttcgaAGATTTGTGGTCAATCACTAATAAACaattttttggagaaaaagatGAACCAAAGGTTCGACCATGAAATGTTTGGTCTAAAGCCTAAACACAG AGCTCTGAGTCAGCATCCAACAGTGAATGATGACCTGCCAAATCGTATAATTTCTGGCTTGGTGAAGGTGAAAGGAAATGTGAAGGAATTCACAGAGACAGCTGCCATATTTGAGGATGGCTCCAGGGAAGACAACATTGATGCCGTTATCTTTGCCACAGGCTATACCTTTGCCTTcccttttcttaaagattctgTCCCAGTAGTAAAAAACAAGATATCCCTTTATAAAAAGGTCTTCCCTCCTAACCTGGAAAAGCCAACTCTTGCAATCATAGGCTTGATCCAGCCTTTGGGTGCCATTATGCCTATTTCAGAGCTGCAAGGACGCTGGGTCACTCAAGTATTTAAAG ggCTAAAGACATTGCCCtcagaaagtgaaatgaaagcagaaataacTAAGGCtcaagataaaattgataaaag GTATGTGGAGAGCCAACGCCATACTATTCAGGGAGACTACATAGATACCATGGAAGAGCTTGCTGATCTGGTGGGTGTCAGGCCCAATCTGCTGTCTCTGGCCTTCACTGACCCCAAATTGGCAATACAGCTATTTTGGGGACCCTGTACTCCAATCCAGTATCGTCTACAAGGCCCTGGAAAATGGGATGGTGCCCGAAAAGCTATTCTCAGCACAGAAGATCGTATCAGGAAGCCAATGATGACCAGAATAATTGAAAGCAGTACTTCCACGACTTCAACAATAACAATGGTCAGGTTTATGGTGGCTGTTGTTTTCTTTGCTATAATTATGACCTACTTTTAG